A genomic window from Hippocampus zosterae strain Florida chromosome 13, ASM2543408v3, whole genome shotgun sequence includes:
- the lbx1b gene encoding transcription factor LBX1b, translated as MTSKEVAKCDAGENRRRSPLDHLPPPANSNKPLTPFSIEDILNKPSVKRSYTICGTAHLISSSEKHRASSLPLASRALLSQTSPLCALEELASKTFKGLEVSVLQAAEGRDGMTLFGQRTTPKKRRKSRTAFTNHQIYELEKRFLYQKYLSPADRDQIAQQLGLTNAQVITWFQNRRAKLKRDLEEMKADVESAKAIGQVPLDKLAKLADLEKCANGTLGHPRVDSPTRGGQQEHDLGQKVTRSPLSPFSDHTTSKECSEDEDVEIDVDD; from the exons ATGACATCCAAAGAAGTGGCCAAATGTGATGCGGGGGAAAACAGGAGGCGAAGCCCGCTGGACCACTTGCCTCCGCCCGCCAACTCCAACAAGCCACTGACCCCCTTCAGCATCGAGGACATCCTCAACAAGCCGTCCGTGAAGCGAAGTTACACTATTTGTGGCACGGCTCATCTCATCTCGTCCAGCGAGAAGCACCGCGCCTCAAGCCTGCCTCTGGCCAGCCGGGCTCTGCTCAGCCAAACCTCTCCGCTGTGCGCCCTGGAAGAGCTGGCCAGCAAAACCTTCAAGGGGCTGGAGGTCAGCGTGCTACAGGCGGCAGAAG GGCGGGACGGCATGACCCTCTTCGGCCAGAGAACCACCCCGAAGAAGCGCCGAAAGTCCCGCACGGCCTTCACCAACCATCAAATCTACGAGCTGGAGAAGCGCTTCCTGTACCAGAAGTACTTATCCCCTGCCGACCGGGACCAGATCGCCCAGCAGCTCGGCCTGACCAACGCGCAGGTCATCACGTGGTTTCAGAACCGCAGGGCCAAGCTAAAGCGAGACCTGGAGGAGATGAAGGCTGACGTGGAGTCGGCTAAGGCTATCGGCCAGGTCCCCCTGGACAAGCTGGCCAAACTGGCCGACCTGGAGAAATGCGCCAATGGCACGCTGGGCCATCCGCGAGTCGACTCCCCCACGCGGGGGGGCCAGCAGGAGCACGATCTCGGCCAGAAAGTGACGAGGTCCCCGCTGTCGCCTTTCTCAGACCACACAACGAGCAAAGAGTGCTCGGAGGACGAGGACGTGGAGATTGACGTGGATGACTGA